The proteins below come from a single Salvelinus alpinus chromosome 18, SLU_Salpinus.1, whole genome shotgun sequence genomic window:
- the LOC139543688 gene encoding E3 ubiquitin-protein ligase TRIM23-like isoform X2, which yields MAVAMGVNKPDSSNDGRLCSARQKGHRQHGEVQVKPGFIREEHTSPACQWPSKVLECGVCEDVFSLQGDKVPRLLLCGHTVCHDCLTRLPLHGRAVRCPFDRQVTELGDSGVWGLKKNFALLELLERLQNGASNQLGMAEESLKGMGESIIRCDEDESHTASMYCTVCATHLCANCSQLTHSTRTLAKHRRVPLADKPHEKTLCPQHQVHAIEFVCQEEICQPGPLMCCVCKEYGKHQGHKHAVLEAEANQIRASILDMAHCIRTFTEEVSEYSRKLVGIVQQIEGGEQTVEDGISMAHTEHVPGTAESARSCVRAYFADLHETLCRQEEMALSVVDAHVRERLIWLRQQQEDMAILLSQVSTACLHCEKTLQQDDCRVVLAKQEINRLLETLQKQQQQFTELADHIQLDAGIPVTFTKDNRVHIGPKMEIRVVTLGLDSAGKTTILFKLKQDEFMQPIPTIGFNVETVEYKNLKFTIWDVGGKHKLRPLWKHYYLNTQAVVFVIDSCHRDRLMEAHSELAKLLTEKELRDALLLIFANKQDVPGAVSVEEMTELLSLHKLCCGRSWHIQGCDARSGTGLHEGLDWLSRQLVAAGVLDVA from the exons ATGGCGGTTGCTATGGGTGTGAACAAACCGGACAGCAGCAACGATGGACGTCTGTGTTCGGCACGGCAGAAGGGCCACAGGCAACACGGTGAAG TACAggtgaaaccaggattcatccgtgaagagcacacttctccagcatgccagtggccatcgaag GTGTTGGAGTGTGGGGTGTGTGaggatgtcttctctctccaAGGGGACAAGGTCCCCCGGCTGCTGCTCTGCGGTCACACAGTCTGCCATGACTGTCTGACCCGGCTGCCCCTGCATGGTAGAGCCGTCCGCTGCCCCTTTGACAGACAGGTCACTGAACTGG gggactctGGCGTGTGGGGTCTGAAGAAGAACTTTGCCCTGCTGGAACTTCTGGAGAGGCTGCAGAATGGAGCGTCCAACCAGTTGGGCATGGCAGAGGAGTCCCTCAAAGGCATGGGAGAG AGTATAATCCGCTGTGACGAGGACGAGAGCCACACGGCATCTATGTACTGCACGGTGTGTGCCACCCACCTGTGTGCCAACTGCTCCCAGCTCACCCACTCCACCCGCACCCTGGCCAAGCACCGGCGGGTACCCCTGGCAGACAAGCCCCACGAGAAGACACTGTGCCCGCAGCACCAGGTCCACGCTATCGAGTTTGTCTGTCAGGAGGAGATCTGCCAGCCTGGGCCGCTCATGTGCTGCGTGTGCAAAGAGTACGGCAAGCACCAGGGACACAAG CATGCGGTTCTGGAGGCAGAAGCCAATCAGATCCGTGCATCCATCCTGGACATGGCCCACTGTATCCGGACGTTCACAGAGGAGGTGTCGGAGTATTCCAGGAAGCTGGTTGGGATCGTACAGCAGATCGAGGGAGGAGAACAGACAGTGGAGGACGGCATCAGCATGGCACACACTGAACAT GTCCCAGGCACGGCAGAGAGCGCCCGGTCCTGCGTACGGGCCTACTTCGCCGACCTCCACGAGACGCTGTGCAGACAGGAGGAGATGGCGCTCAGCGTAGTGGACGCCCACGTCAGAGAGAGACTCATCTGGCTCCGGCAGCAGCAGGAGGACATGGCCATCCTGCTTTCCCAGGTCTCCACTGCCTGCCTGCACTGTGAGAAAACACTGCAGCAG GATGACTGCAGGGTGGTTCTGGCAAAGCAGGAGATCAACAGACTGTTGGAGACTCTGCAGAAACAGCAGCAGCAGTTCACTGAGCTGGCCGACCACATCCAGCTAGACGCTGGTATCCCCGTCACATTCACTAAG GACAACCGGGTCCACATCGGTCCAAAGATGGAGATCAGGGTGGTGACCCTGGGACTGGATAGTGCAGGGAAAACCACCATCCTCTTCAAGCTGAAACAGGACGAGTTTATGCAGCCCATCCCTACCATAG GTTTTAATGTGGAGACAGTAGAGTATAAGAATCTCAAGTTCACCATCTGGGATGTTGGTGGGAAACATAAGCTACGACCTCTCTGGAAGCACTATTACCTGAACACACAAG CGGTGGTGTTTGTGATTGACAGCTGTCACAGAGACAGGCTGATGGAGGCCCACAGTGAGCTGGCGAAACTGCTGACTGAGAAAGAGCTGAGAGACGCCCTGCTGCTCATCTTCGCCAACAAACAG GATGTCCCCGGGGCTGTGTCAGTGGAGGAGATGACGGAGCTTCTGAGCCTTCACAAACTGTGCTGTGGGAGGAGCTGGCACATCCAAGGCTGTGACGCCCGCAGCGGCACAGGGCTCCACGAGGGCCTGGACTGGCTGTCCCGACAGCTGGTGGCTGCAGGCGTACTGGACGTGGCCTAA
- the LOC139543688 gene encoding E3 ubiquitin-protein ligase TRIM23-like isoform X4: MDVCVRHGRRATGNTVKVKPGFIREEHTSPACQWPSKVLECGVCEDVFSLQGDKVPRLLLCGHTVCHDCLTRLPLHGRAVRCPFDRQVTELGDSGVWGLKKNFALLELLERLQNGASNQLGMAEESLKGMGESIIRCDEDESHTASMYCTVCATHLCANCSQLTHSTRTLAKHRRVPLADKPHEKTLCPQHQVHAIEFVCQEEICQPGPLMCCVCKEYGKHQGHKHAVLEAEANQIRASILDMAHCIRTFTEEVSEYSRKLVGIVQQIEGGEQTVEDGISMAHTEHVPGTAESARSCVRAYFADLHETLCRQEEMALSVVDAHVRERLIWLRQQQEDMAILLSQVSTACLHCEKTLQQDDCRVVLAKQEINRLLETLQKQQQQFTELADHIQLDAGIPVTFTKDNRVHIGPKMEIRVVTLGLDSAGKTTILFKLKQDEFMQPIPTIGFNVETVEYKNLKFTIWDVGGKHKLRPLWKHYYLNTQAVVFVIDSCHRDRLMEAHSELAKLLTEKELRDALLLIFANKQDVPGAVSVEEMTELLSLHKLCCGRSWHIQGCDARSGTGLHEGLDWLSRQLVAAGVLDVA, from the exons ATGGACGTCTGTGTTCGGCACGGCAGAAGGGCCACAGGCAACACGGTGAAG gtgaaaccaggattcatccgtgaagagcacacttctccagcatgccagtggccatcgaag GTGTTGGAGTGTGGGGTGTGTGaggatgtcttctctctccaAGGGGACAAGGTCCCCCGGCTGCTGCTCTGCGGTCACACAGTCTGCCATGACTGTCTGACCCGGCTGCCCCTGCATGGTAGAGCCGTCCGCTGCCCCTTTGACAGACAGGTCACTGAACTGG gggactctGGCGTGTGGGGTCTGAAGAAGAACTTTGCCCTGCTGGAACTTCTGGAGAGGCTGCAGAATGGAGCGTCCAACCAGTTGGGCATGGCAGAGGAGTCCCTCAAAGGCATGGGAGAG AGTATAATCCGCTGTGACGAGGACGAGAGCCACACGGCATCTATGTACTGCACGGTGTGTGCCACCCACCTGTGTGCCAACTGCTCCCAGCTCACCCACTCCACCCGCACCCTGGCCAAGCACCGGCGGGTACCCCTGGCAGACAAGCCCCACGAGAAGACACTGTGCCCGCAGCACCAGGTCCACGCTATCGAGTTTGTCTGTCAGGAGGAGATCTGCCAGCCTGGGCCGCTCATGTGCTGCGTGTGCAAAGAGTACGGCAAGCACCAGGGACACAAG CATGCGGTTCTGGAGGCAGAAGCCAATCAGATCCGTGCATCCATCCTGGACATGGCCCACTGTATCCGGACGTTCACAGAGGAGGTGTCGGAGTATTCCAGGAAGCTGGTTGGGATCGTACAGCAGATCGAGGGAGGAGAACAGACAGTGGAGGACGGCATCAGCATGGCACACACTGAACAT GTCCCAGGCACGGCAGAGAGCGCCCGGTCCTGCGTACGGGCCTACTTCGCCGACCTCCACGAGACGCTGTGCAGACAGGAGGAGATGGCGCTCAGCGTAGTGGACGCCCACGTCAGAGAGAGACTCATCTGGCTCCGGCAGCAGCAGGAGGACATGGCCATCCTGCTTTCCCAGGTCTCCACTGCCTGCCTGCACTGTGAGAAAACACTGCAGCAG GATGACTGCAGGGTGGTTCTGGCAAAGCAGGAGATCAACAGACTGTTGGAGACTCTGCAGAAACAGCAGCAGCAGTTCACTGAGCTGGCCGACCACATCCAGCTAGACGCTGGTATCCCCGTCACATTCACTAAG GACAACCGGGTCCACATCGGTCCAAAGATGGAGATCAGGGTGGTGACCCTGGGACTGGATAGTGCAGGGAAAACCACCATCCTCTTCAAGCTGAAACAGGACGAGTTTATGCAGCCCATCCCTACCATAG GTTTTAATGTGGAGACAGTAGAGTATAAGAATCTCAAGTTCACCATCTGGGATGTTGGTGGGAAACATAAGCTACGACCTCTCTGGAAGCACTATTACCTGAACACACAAG CGGTGGTGTTTGTGATTGACAGCTGTCACAGAGACAGGCTGATGGAGGCCCACAGTGAGCTGGCGAAACTGCTGACTGAGAAAGAGCTGAGAGACGCCCTGCTGCTCATCTTCGCCAACAAACAG GATGTCCCCGGGGCTGTGTCAGTGGAGGAGATGACGGAGCTTCTGAGCCTTCACAAACTGTGCTGTGGGAGGAGCTGGCACATCCAAGGCTGTGACGCCCGCAGCGGCACAGGGCTCCACGAGGGCCTGGACTGGCTGTCCCGACAGCTGGTGGCTGCAGGCGTACTGGACGTGGCCTAA
- the LOC139543688 gene encoding E3 ubiquitin-protein ligase TRIM23-like isoform X3, with product MDVCVRHGRRATGNTVKVKPGFIREEHTSPACQWPSKVLECGVCEDVFSLQGDKVPRLLLCGHTVCHDCLTRLPLHGRAVRCPFDRQVTELGDSGVWGLKKNFALLELLERLQNGASNQLGMAEESLKGMGESIIRCDEDESHTASMYCTVCATHLCANCSQLTHSTRTLAKHRRVPLADKPHEKTLCPQHQVHAIEFVCQEEICQPGPLMCCVCKEYGKHQGHKHAVLEAEANQIRASILDMAHCIRTFTEEVSEYSRKLVGIVQQIEGGEQTVEDGISMAHTEHSSVGVPQVPGTAESARSCVRAYFADLHETLCRQEEMALSVVDAHVRERLIWLRQQQEDMAILLSQVSTACLHCEKTLQQDDCRVVLAKQEINRLLETLQKQQQQFTELADHIQLDAGIPVTFTKDNRVHIGPKMEIRVVTLGLDSAGKTTILFKLKQDEFMQPIPTIGFNVETVEYKNLKFTIWDVGGKHKLRPLWKHYYLNTQAVVFVIDSCHRDRLMEAHSELAKLLTEKELRDALLLIFANKQDVPGAVSVEEMTELLSLHKLCCGRSWHIQGCDARSGTGLHEGLDWLSRQLVAAGVLDVA from the exons ATGGACGTCTGTGTTCGGCACGGCAGAAGGGCCACAGGCAACACGGTGAAG gtgaaaccaggattcatccgtgaagagcacacttctccagcatgccagtggccatcgaag GTGTTGGAGTGTGGGGTGTGTGaggatgtcttctctctccaAGGGGACAAGGTCCCCCGGCTGCTGCTCTGCGGTCACACAGTCTGCCATGACTGTCTGACCCGGCTGCCCCTGCATGGTAGAGCCGTCCGCTGCCCCTTTGACAGACAGGTCACTGAACTGG gggactctGGCGTGTGGGGTCTGAAGAAGAACTTTGCCCTGCTGGAACTTCTGGAGAGGCTGCAGAATGGAGCGTCCAACCAGTTGGGCATGGCAGAGGAGTCCCTCAAAGGCATGGGAGAG AGTATAATCCGCTGTGACGAGGACGAGAGCCACACGGCATCTATGTACTGCACGGTGTGTGCCACCCACCTGTGTGCCAACTGCTCCCAGCTCACCCACTCCACCCGCACCCTGGCCAAGCACCGGCGGGTACCCCTGGCAGACAAGCCCCACGAGAAGACACTGTGCCCGCAGCACCAGGTCCACGCTATCGAGTTTGTCTGTCAGGAGGAGATCTGCCAGCCTGGGCCGCTCATGTGCTGCGTGTGCAAAGAGTACGGCAAGCACCAGGGACACAAG CATGCGGTTCTGGAGGCAGAAGCCAATCAGATCCGTGCATCCATCCTGGACATGGCCCACTGTATCCGGACGTTCACAGAGGAGGTGTCGGAGTATTCCAGGAAGCTGGTTGGGATCGTACAGCAGATCGAGGGAGGAGAACAGACAGTGGAGGACGGCATCAGCATGGCACACACTGAACAT TCGTCTGTGGGTGTTCCCCAGGTCCCAGGCACGGCAGAGAGCGCCCGGTCCTGCGTACGGGCCTACTTCGCCGACCTCCACGAGACGCTGTGCAGACAGGAGGAGATGGCGCTCAGCGTAGTGGACGCCCACGTCAGAGAGAGACTCATCTGGCTCCGGCAGCAGCAGGAGGACATGGCCATCCTGCTTTCCCAGGTCTCCACTGCCTGCCTGCACTGTGAGAAAACACTGCAGCAG GATGACTGCAGGGTGGTTCTGGCAAAGCAGGAGATCAACAGACTGTTGGAGACTCTGCAGAAACAGCAGCAGCAGTTCACTGAGCTGGCCGACCACATCCAGCTAGACGCTGGTATCCCCGTCACATTCACTAAG GACAACCGGGTCCACATCGGTCCAAAGATGGAGATCAGGGTGGTGACCCTGGGACTGGATAGTGCAGGGAAAACCACCATCCTCTTCAAGCTGAAACAGGACGAGTTTATGCAGCCCATCCCTACCATAG GTTTTAATGTGGAGACAGTAGAGTATAAGAATCTCAAGTTCACCATCTGGGATGTTGGTGGGAAACATAAGCTACGACCTCTCTGGAAGCACTATTACCTGAACACACAAG CGGTGGTGTTTGTGATTGACAGCTGTCACAGAGACAGGCTGATGGAGGCCCACAGTGAGCTGGCGAAACTGCTGACTGAGAAAGAGCTGAGAGACGCCCTGCTGCTCATCTTCGCCAACAAACAG GATGTCCCCGGGGCTGTGTCAGTGGAGGAGATGACGGAGCTTCTGAGCCTTCACAAACTGTGCTGTGGGAGGAGCTGGCACATCCAAGGCTGTGACGCCCGCAGCGGCACAGGGCTCCACGAGGGCCTGGACTGGCTGTCCCGACAGCTGGTGGCTGCAGGCGTACTGGACGTGGCCTAA
- the LOC139543688 gene encoding E3 ubiquitin-protein ligase TRIM23-like isoform X1: MAVAMGVNKPDSSNDGRLCSARQKGHRQHGEVQVKPGFIREEHTSPACQWPSKVLECGVCEDVFSLQGDKVPRLLLCGHTVCHDCLTRLPLHGRAVRCPFDRQVTELGDSGVWGLKKNFALLELLERLQNGASNQLGMAEESLKGMGESIIRCDEDESHTASMYCTVCATHLCANCSQLTHSTRTLAKHRRVPLADKPHEKTLCPQHQVHAIEFVCQEEICQPGPLMCCVCKEYGKHQGHKHAVLEAEANQIRASILDMAHCIRTFTEEVSEYSRKLVGIVQQIEGGEQTVEDGISMAHTEHSSVGVPQVPGTAESARSCVRAYFADLHETLCRQEEMALSVVDAHVRERLIWLRQQQEDMAILLSQVSTACLHCEKTLQQDDCRVVLAKQEINRLLETLQKQQQQFTELADHIQLDAGIPVTFTKDNRVHIGPKMEIRVVTLGLDSAGKTTILFKLKQDEFMQPIPTIGFNVETVEYKNLKFTIWDVGGKHKLRPLWKHYYLNTQAVVFVIDSCHRDRLMEAHSELAKLLTEKELRDALLLIFANKQDVPGAVSVEEMTELLSLHKLCCGRSWHIQGCDARSGTGLHEGLDWLSRQLVAAGVLDVA, encoded by the exons ATGGCGGTTGCTATGGGTGTGAACAAACCGGACAGCAGCAACGATGGACGTCTGTGTTCGGCACGGCAGAAGGGCCACAGGCAACACGGTGAAG TACAggtgaaaccaggattcatccgtgaagagcacacttctccagcatgccagtggccatcgaag GTGTTGGAGTGTGGGGTGTGTGaggatgtcttctctctccaAGGGGACAAGGTCCCCCGGCTGCTGCTCTGCGGTCACACAGTCTGCCATGACTGTCTGACCCGGCTGCCCCTGCATGGTAGAGCCGTCCGCTGCCCCTTTGACAGACAGGTCACTGAACTGG gggactctGGCGTGTGGGGTCTGAAGAAGAACTTTGCCCTGCTGGAACTTCTGGAGAGGCTGCAGAATGGAGCGTCCAACCAGTTGGGCATGGCAGAGGAGTCCCTCAAAGGCATGGGAGAG AGTATAATCCGCTGTGACGAGGACGAGAGCCACACGGCATCTATGTACTGCACGGTGTGTGCCACCCACCTGTGTGCCAACTGCTCCCAGCTCACCCACTCCACCCGCACCCTGGCCAAGCACCGGCGGGTACCCCTGGCAGACAAGCCCCACGAGAAGACACTGTGCCCGCAGCACCAGGTCCACGCTATCGAGTTTGTCTGTCAGGAGGAGATCTGCCAGCCTGGGCCGCTCATGTGCTGCGTGTGCAAAGAGTACGGCAAGCACCAGGGACACAAG CATGCGGTTCTGGAGGCAGAAGCCAATCAGATCCGTGCATCCATCCTGGACATGGCCCACTGTATCCGGACGTTCACAGAGGAGGTGTCGGAGTATTCCAGGAAGCTGGTTGGGATCGTACAGCAGATCGAGGGAGGAGAACAGACAGTGGAGGACGGCATCAGCATGGCACACACTGAACAT TCGTCTGTGGGTGTTCCCCAGGTCCCAGGCACGGCAGAGAGCGCCCGGTCCTGCGTACGGGCCTACTTCGCCGACCTCCACGAGACGCTGTGCAGACAGGAGGAGATGGCGCTCAGCGTAGTGGACGCCCACGTCAGAGAGAGACTCATCTGGCTCCGGCAGCAGCAGGAGGACATGGCCATCCTGCTTTCCCAGGTCTCCACTGCCTGCCTGCACTGTGAGAAAACACTGCAGCAG GATGACTGCAGGGTGGTTCTGGCAAAGCAGGAGATCAACAGACTGTTGGAGACTCTGCAGAAACAGCAGCAGCAGTTCACTGAGCTGGCCGACCACATCCAGCTAGACGCTGGTATCCCCGTCACATTCACTAAG GACAACCGGGTCCACATCGGTCCAAAGATGGAGATCAGGGTGGTGACCCTGGGACTGGATAGTGCAGGGAAAACCACCATCCTCTTCAAGCTGAAACAGGACGAGTTTATGCAGCCCATCCCTACCATAG GTTTTAATGTGGAGACAGTAGAGTATAAGAATCTCAAGTTCACCATCTGGGATGTTGGTGGGAAACATAAGCTACGACCTCTCTGGAAGCACTATTACCTGAACACACAAG CGGTGGTGTTTGTGATTGACAGCTGTCACAGAGACAGGCTGATGGAGGCCCACAGTGAGCTGGCGAAACTGCTGACTGAGAAAGAGCTGAGAGACGCCCTGCTGCTCATCTTCGCCAACAAACAG GATGTCCCCGGGGCTGTGTCAGTGGAGGAGATGACGGAGCTTCTGAGCCTTCACAAACTGTGCTGTGGGAGGAGCTGGCACATCCAAGGCTGTGACGCCCGCAGCGGCACAGGGCTCCACGAGGGCCTGGACTGGCTGTCCCGACAGCTGGTGGCTGCAGGCGTACTGGACGTGGCCTAA